taaatattaaaaaaaaaaaattagtgacgcatcattttataaaacttataaaataaattcaaaatattcttaACATCTATGTGATCACTCGAGTCTCTTACTCAAACTCTCATGCATATAGCTTGCCATAGCCTAAAGCAACCCATTTTGGCCAATAACTCTATATCCCACTTGAATTTCACATCTAATACGTCAAAACTAGCGAGTAACGTTAActatacaatatttttcacaactttttaaCATACCAAGTTATAATTAAAAAAGGATTACAGTTTCTATGGCTCaccattaaaataaattttgttatttacctATCACAAGATTCACAACTTATTGcattgaagaaaagaagaagaaaagttatgaaaattttgggttAAACAGTCAAACTAGCTTACAATGGAACCAATCCTAGTAACTACTGGAATTCTCAAAGAAGATTAACACACGCAAAAATGTTACAATGGAGCACCACATTACCAAAATACCATCACTTAATTACAACTAGCGAGTTTAAATTAGCTCAAtaccaaaaatcgattggtgtctCAGTTTAATGATAAATAGCGGAatcatcaatataaaaaaaaaatttacaactatTCCATACCTTTCCAGCATCTTGCCAGGTAACTCCAGTGAGCCACTCGACAGTGAGAGCACCAAGAGTAGCCAACATAGCCCACCTTCCATGAATGAGCTCACACTCCCTAAACCTTTGCAGCCCAAACACCTCACTGTATGGCTGAAACGGTGTGGACTTCACGTCTTCGATCTCAGACCTTGTCCCAATAATCTCACCAGCCAAATTCTTAGCCAAGTTCTGGTCCAACGAGTCCAATTCATATTGCAAGTACTCAGCTGGCTTGCCAAGCCCAAATGGGTCGAACCCATAATCACCAACCAAGCTCCCATCTAACCATTCTGGAGCTTTAGCTCCTGGGTACCACAGTGGACGATCGTTACTGGGCTTTGAGGGTCTTTTTGGTGGGCTTTTCTTGGTCCCGAATCCAAACCGTGCTTGGATTCGACCCGAGTTTGAGTACACTTCTGGGAGCCTTGTTCCAATGAAGGAGGATGTAGCAGCAGTGGCAGCCATGGATTTCGGGCTGATGGGTTTGAGAGTTGAGACTGAGACTGagactgtgtgtgtgtgtgtgtgtgtgtgtgttggtgAAGGAGTTGGATTATATTTGGTGAAGAAGGTGGAGTATTTTTATCAAGGTTGATTGGATAATCCAGGGTGTGGCTTTGTGGCCGTCGGATGAGGGTGAGTATCCATCTGACGGGTGTGAAGGGCTCGGTCTTATCTTTGCCTTATCTGGGAATGGACTTAGTGGGTCCTTTGCTGGTCCACTCAGCTGGACGTTTTCTTATGTTCTTTGTGGCTGAGGTTGCACAGATAAGAAGTGGAGGTTGGAGAATCCATTTGTGTTTTAACTTAAATATCATGGAGCAACGGTAAACATGCACATTTATTGAAGTCAATTGTGAATGATATggacaatatttttttcatggaaCCACTACTTTTCTCCGTCactcttagagcatccacatcagtagATGTATAGTcttctaaaatacaaaaatctcttcattttacacattttagccaaaaaaaacaCCAGCATCAATGAGTgtaaaattatgtatttatacataattgctacagtaaccgtacatatatgcacggttactgtaacttgtgtatttgattttttttctctctcctaccTTTGACTCTCGTCTcaactctctttttctcatttcatcacaactctctctttctctcatctcaacTCTGCTcacagctctctctttctctcatctcaatTTTGCACTACAAAGCTGATCAACCTCTCCAATCCAACAATCCGATCAGCCTCTCTAATCATCTCAACTTGCTGTTGAACTCATCAGAGGCATAGCGCACACATGAAAACGACCGGCTTACTTGGCGGACCATGATCCGGCGATCCAAGGCCTTGATAGTTCTGGATTCTGCGAGTTCTAGCCGGAGCTTTGTTACCTTCTTGTCGTTTGGATCTATggcttttgggttttgattggaTCTATggcttttgggttttgattcgttttttattatttgtttgattagtGGGTTTTGGGATTTCATATGGCTGGGTTGAATGGGTTGATAATGGTGGTTGCTTGATGATGGTGGCTGATGATGGCAGTTGTGTGGTTGTTCTATTTGATCGTTGATGGTGGTtggtgattttgggtttgtgagagggttttagagaggagagggaaggaaataataaaaaaatgtaaaaagaatgaatgttttattgaataaatgtgtagaatagataaactaatatgggtgttttgtaaaagtggatgtgtaaaatagaaaaaataggttttttcttgcaaaatagacagaaaatttgCACGAACTAATGCGGTTGCTCTTAAGTTATTACTTGAACTTGTTCCCTCACTCTTGGGAACCCAAGCTTTAAGGCTTGGGAAACTTGcaataatatcatttttattatgagTCTGATTTAAGAGAGTCTTAATGCATTGGTTaaagttgaattttttattgtaattgatcaattttttttttttttaaagtcacaCATCTTTAGTTAAAGAAGAAtttgtttatttacttttattatatagcaATGGAACTCATTTATTCCTCCTTAATGGGTGCATTTGTACAATCATTAACAAGAGCCATTATATATCATTCATATGAAGTCGTGTGGATTTTTCTTCCACCTCCGTGCGGCTTTCTCCACCACCTCAGTGTGGTTTCTCTCCACCTCCGTGTGGCTCTTCTCCACCACCAGTGTGTGGGACTTCTCTCCCCACTCTCATTATGGGACCTTTCCTAACTAGATCTGAAATTCCCATCAATCTATCCCCAAATTTCAGTATTCATACCCACCTATCTACCTATCCCATAAACTATACAAAATATCTTTCTCCCTTGAACTAGCTGGCATCGGTGTGGGTCTCACTAGTGAATGATTATTACAGTCTTATGGCTCCATCACGGAAATGGGCCGCTCTTTGATTGGGCCAATTCCTTTTGCAACTTTGTAAGTGCTCTGCTTCTCTAACTTCAGTggtataaaattgaattttcttatgGCTGTTAGGGTTCATAATTTCTgcttttcaattttgattttaattataaCTGGGTCTCTATCATGCTCTTAACCTTCCCGTGAGGATCTTAGGATGGAACAGTCGAGGCTTTTGCAATGCCTCAATAGTTCGAGCCCTAAGGGCTCAAATAAAAGGGTCCAAACTTGATTTGTGTTCCTGAGCGAGACGAAAGCTAATGAGACACATAAGGAAGAAGTTAAAGATGCTATTGGATTTTCTCGTAAACTAGCTGTTGATGCAAAGGGTAGAAGGGGTGGTCTATGTTTGATGTGGAAGTGGGGAGTAAATGTCGAAATTGTGGAATTCAATAAAAATCTTTTGgttgttaaaataaaagaagctaTGTGTGAATGGCTGTTGGTGGGTTTTCACGGACCATCGTATCCCACAAAGAAGAGAAAGGCTTGGGAAAATCTTTGTGCTATCCTTGAATCCTTCTAAGGCCCATGGGTTTGCTTGGGAGACTTTATTTACATAGTAAATGCTGAGGAGAAGAATGAGGGAGTAAAAGGTGGAA
The sequence above is drawn from the Quercus robur chromosome 7, dhQueRobu3.1, whole genome shotgun sequence genome and encodes:
- the LOC126692353 gene encoding chlorophyll a-b binding protein CP29.2, chloroplastic-like, which encodes MAATAATSSFIGTRLPEVYSNSGRIQARFGFGTKKSPPKRPSKPSNDRPLWYPGAKAPEWLDGSLVGDYGFDPFGLGKPAEYLQYELDSLDQNLAKNLAGEIIGTRSEIEDVKSTPFQPYSEVFGLQRFRECELIHGRWAMLATLGALTVEWLTGVTWQDAGKVELIEGSSYLGQPLPFSITTLIWIEVLVIGYIEFQRNGELDPEKRLYPGGKYFDPLGLASDPEKKATLQLAEIKHARLAMVAFLGFAVQAAVTGKGPLNNWATHLSDPLHTTIIDAFTSS